One Candidatus Korarchaeum sp. DNA segment encodes these proteins:
- a CDS encoding FGGY-family carbohydrate kinase, protein MYGVIDVGTTGIKLSVYDEELRRLHREKVTVGFEHLEGGFIEQNSKRILEVVKGLIRRARDFGVRKLGICTYRASVLAWKDNGEPLTNVITWIDGRGLDVTSKFSRRVRSMMKLSRSLRAVLSPDSPAVLLKWIYDRLGIGEEVKNGRAFAWTLDSFLLYNLTGRFVSDPTNATLTGLIHPRDMREIGIVFDLLKLPRVTPDIGDNAQEFGRVEGADLSVSIADQQSAAVGMGVLESGRVEGTHGTGSFLEVATSGFLMPKGGLIPIVILSLDGRRTYGLEGFVRSTGSTVDWFREVGLFGSYEEMESLAGEGGRGPLLVPSLGGLRVPRAQQLRGLIVGLSLSAGRADMISSIVWGVSLHLALILELMRSHVGDLKEPLLAAGGYSRSRVFLRRLADLSGMRVARPTDVEASSLGVAKLLAYFDGKLRLEDLREPPDLEEEFEPGMEGELRRKLLQDYSKLVEVLMRWEENPFLRGAF, encoded by the coding sequence ATGTACGGAGTGATAGACGTGGGCACCACGGGGATAAAGCTATCCGTGTACGATGAGGAGCTCAGGAGACTTCATCGGGAGAAGGTCACGGTGGGCTTCGAGCACCTAGAGGGGGGCTTCATAGAGCAGAACAGTAAGAGGATCTTAGAGGTGGTTAAAGGGCTGATTAGAAGGGCTAGGGATTTTGGAGTCAGGAAGCTAGGGATATGCACCTACAGAGCATCCGTCCTAGCTTGGAAGGATAACGGAGAACCACTTACCAACGTGATAACCTGGATAGATGGGAGAGGCCTCGATGTGACTTCCAAGTTCTCCAGGAGGGTGAGATCAATGATGAAGCTCAGCAGATCCCTGAGGGCCGTGTTGAGTCCCGATTCCCCGGCCGTTCTCCTGAAGTGGATATACGATAGGTTGGGGATAGGTGAGGAAGTCAAGAACGGTAGAGCGTTCGCTTGGACCTTGGACTCCTTCCTCCTCTACAACCTGACCGGCAGGTTCGTATCCGACCCCACCAACGCAACTTTAACGGGCCTGATACATCCTAGGGACATGAGGGAGATAGGGATCGTCTTCGATTTACTTAAGCTCCCTAGGGTGACTCCCGATATTGGAGATAACGCTCAGGAATTCGGAAGAGTTGAGGGCGCGGACCTGAGCGTATCCATAGCTGATCAGCAATCGGCCGCCGTCGGCATGGGGGTACTGGAGAGCGGAAGAGTTGAGGGCACCCACGGGACCGGTAGCTTCTTAGAAGTAGCTACTTCAGGATTCCTGATGCCTAAGGGAGGGCTGATACCCATCGTAATCTTGAGCTTGGATGGTAGGAGGACTTACGGCTTAGAGGGGTTCGTGAGGTCGACCGGTTCAACGGTCGACTGGTTCAGGGAGGTGGGCCTCTTCGGGAGCTATGAGGAGATGGAGAGTTTGGCGGGAGAGGGAGGAAGAGGCCCTTTGCTGGTTCCCTCGCTCGGGGGGTTGAGGGTACCGAGGGCTCAGCAGTTGAGGGGGCTGATCGTGGGCCTGAGCCTATCCGCGGGGAGGGCTGACATGATCTCGAGCATAGTTTGGGGTGTCTCCCTCCACCTTGCCCTCATACTCGAGCTCATGAGGTCGCACGTGGGGGACCTCAAGGAACCCCTGCTGGCGGCCGGTGGCTACTCCAGATCCAGGGTCTTCCTGAGGAGGCTAGCCGACCTCAGCGGCATGAGGGTAGCTAGGCCTACCGATGTAGAGGCCAGTTCCCTGGGCGTCGCTAAGCTCCTAGCGTACTTCGATGGTAAGCTGAGGCTCGAGGACCTCAGGGAACCTCCCGATTTGGAGGAGGAGTTCGAGCCCGGTATGGAGGGAGAGCTCAGGAGGAAGCTGCTTCAGGATTACTCGAAGCTGGTGGAGGTGCTGATGAGATGGGAGGAGAACCCCTTCCTGAGGGGAGCTTTCTGA
- a CDS encoding amino acid ABC transporter permease, translating into MQWKLLDYIPFLINGVPWTLALVCFGLAMGFSIGLPLSVIDTFGSKRVARVIGAYVWFFRGTPLLVLLSLLYWGVLPSLGIKASPFLASVLALGLRSSAYQSQIFRSAFLSIESGQLLAARSIGMSDSQALINVLIPQALRIALPSWSNEYAVMLKDSSICFALGVMEILTRAKYVSTATGLALFPFLIAGILYLVLTQVGVGIAELVHRRFRIPGTVGVSNC; encoded by the coding sequence ATGCAGTGGAAACTCCTCGATTACATCCCCTTTTTGATAAACGGCGTACCTTGGACACTGGCCCTGGTATGCTTCGGGTTAGCGATGGGCTTCTCAATAGGACTGCCGCTCTCGGTGATCGATACCTTCGGCTCCAAGCGAGTAGCTAGGGTGATCGGGGCTTACGTCTGGTTCTTCAGGGGTACGCCTCTTCTGGTCCTCCTCTCCCTCCTCTACTGGGGGGTCCTCCCCTCCCTCGGGATCAAGGCCAGTCCCTTCCTAGCGAGCGTATTAGCCCTAGGTTTGAGGAGCAGTGCCTATCAATCCCAGATATTCAGGAGCGCCTTCCTCTCCATCGAGAGCGGGCAGTTGCTGGCAGCTAGATCCATAGGGATGAGTGACTCCCAAGCCCTGATCAACGTGCTGATACCTCAGGCCCTCAGGATAGCCCTGCCCTCCTGGTCGAATGAGTACGCTGTGATGCTTAAGGACTCCTCCATCTGCTTCGCCCTAGGCGTTATGGAGATACTGACCAGGGCTAAGTACGTATCGACGGCTACGGGACTAGCCTTGTTTCCCTTCCTAATAGCCGGTATCCTCTACCTGGTCCTGACGCAGGTCGGCGTGGGTATAGCTGAGCTGGTTCACAGGAGGTTCAGGATCCCGGGTACGGTGGGGGTGAGTAATTGCTGA
- a CDS encoding amino acid ABC transporter permease, with the protein MEFLLDFLVALSSGLMRTLELLMISAPCGIALGVFVAVLSVYGGRILSTISRIFTATFTGFPLLVTMLLIFFGLPELGVYLGPTESAILSLVLCSGAYISQYVRGAILSIDEGQSLAARALGMTRAQEILYIVLPQALRRAIPSVSNEVVYMVQYSSLAFAIGVQEMYSISKSFNSINFRPLEIFSILALFYLVLCASVSLLFNSIRRRFSVIESLG; encoded by the coding sequence ATGGAGTTCCTCCTGGACTTTCTGGTCGCCCTCTCCTCGGGTCTCATGAGGACGCTCGAGCTCCTGATGATCTCAGCCCCCTGCGGGATCGCGCTCGGCGTGTTCGTAGCCGTGTTGAGTGTTTATGGAGGAAGGATCCTCAGTACGATCTCCAGGATCTTCACAGCTACTTTCACCGGTTTCCCTCTGCTGGTCACGATGCTACTCATATTCTTCGGCCTCCCGGAGCTGGGAGTTTACTTGGGTCCGACCGAATCAGCCATCCTCTCCTTAGTGTTGTGCAGCGGCGCTTACATCTCTCAGTACGTCAGGGGGGCTATATTATCGATAGATGAGGGGCAGAGCTTAGCTGCTAGGGCCCTAGGGATGACCAGAGCCCAGGAGATCCTCTACATAGTGCTGCCGCAAGCCCTGAGGAGGGCCATCCCGAGCGTGTCGAATGAGGTGGTTTACATGGTGCAGTACTCATCCCTAGCTTTCGCCATCGGCGTTCAGGAGATGTACAGCATCTCGAAGAGCTTCAACTCAATAAACTTCAGGCCTCTGGAGATATTCTCGATACTAGCCCTATTCTACCTGGTCCTGTGCGCCTCAGTCAGCCTCCTCTTCAATTCGATCCGGAGGAGGTTCAGTGTGATCGAGTCACTGGGTTGA
- a CDS encoding FAD-binding oxidoreductase, whose product MGGEPLPEGSFLRRVEGIVGDRISSDPDVLRIYRRDYWPLALLREVRGEELPSPMAVVWPEDADEVAELIKLCNEFNVPFVPYAGGSGVTGGTICDGCLVIDVKRMNKVLLLSQEDSYVIVESGILLRKLEEFLNERGLTLRHFPQSYPEAAVGGLIATLSIGQYSTKYGGIEDLVMDIEVVAPDGGLIPMRRNIVPRASTGPNLKLLLLGSEGQLGIITKAALKVFPIPPHEFKRSYAFKSFKDSLRAMREIILSNLTPAVARAYDEEESTVRFNDGRNLLLLIFEEHSQHMLRAKVDEAEGVISRYGGESLGEEQVERWLGKRFDVISELRKLVVPADLWFDTIETAATWSRLEALYSSFKRRLKSMKGVHAVLAHASHFYTTGACIYFTLIYDAEESLYWSIWREAMRVILENGGTISHHHGIGLLRKEWLEDELGPSLHYSRRVKSALDPRGLSNPGKSLG is encoded by the coding sequence ATGGGAGGAGAACCCCTTCCTGAGGGGAGCTTTCTGAGGAGGGTCGAGGGGATCGTGGGTGACAGGATCTCCTCCGATCCGGATGTGCTGAGGATCTACAGGAGGGACTACTGGCCTCTCGCTCTCCTGAGGGAAGTGAGAGGTGAGGAGCTGCCCTCACCGATGGCCGTTGTCTGGCCTGAGGATGCCGATGAAGTAGCGGAGTTGATTAAGCTCTGCAACGAGTTCAACGTGCCCTTCGTCCCTTACGCCGGGGGCTCGGGTGTGACGGGAGGGACCATCTGCGATGGGTGCCTGGTGATAGACGTCAAGAGGATGAACAAGGTGCTTCTGTTGTCCCAGGAGGATTCTTACGTGATAGTAGAGTCGGGGATTCTCCTGAGGAAGCTTGAGGAGTTTCTGAATGAGAGAGGGCTCACCCTAAGGCACTTCCCCCAATCCTATCCCGAGGCGGCCGTAGGCGGGCTGATAGCCACCCTGAGCATCGGGCAGTACAGCACGAAGTACGGCGGCATAGAGGATCTGGTGATGGATATAGAGGTGGTGGCTCCGGATGGTGGCCTGATACCGATGAGGAGGAACATAGTGCCCAGGGCGTCCACCGGGCCCAACCTGAAGCTCCTCCTACTGGGAAGCGAGGGTCAACTGGGCATCATAACGAAAGCAGCTCTCAAGGTCTTCCCAATACCTCCTCACGAGTTCAAGCGATCCTACGCCTTCAAGAGCTTCAAGGATTCCTTAAGAGCTATGAGGGAGATCATTCTATCTAATCTCACTCCAGCGGTCGCTAGAGCTTACGATGAGGAAGAGTCAACCGTTAGGTTCAACGATGGCAGGAACCTGCTCCTGCTGATCTTCGAGGAGCACTCCCAACACATGCTCAGGGCCAAGGTCGATGAGGCCGAGGGTGTGATCTCGAGGTACGGGGGGGAGAGCTTGGGGGAGGAGCAGGTCGAGAGGTGGCTTGGGAAGAGGTTCGATGTGATAAGTGAGTTGAGGAAGCTGGTGGTCCCAGCTGATCTCTGGTTCGATACCATTGAGACAGCGGCCACTTGGAGTAGGCTCGAGGCCCTCTACTCTAGCTTCAAGAGGAGGTTGAAGAGCATGAAGGGGGTGCACGCTGTCCTAGCTCACGCTTCTCACTTCTACACCACTGGAGCTTGTATCTACTTCACCCTGATCTATGACGCTGAAGAATCGCTCTACTGGAGCATCTGGAGGGAAGCAATGAGGGTTATCCTCGAGAACGGGGGAACGATAAGCCATCACCATGGAATAGGTTTGCTGAGGAAGGAGTGGCTCGAGGACGAACTAGGCCCTTCACTGCACTACTCCAGGAGGGTGAAGTCCGCCCTGGATCCGAGGGGCTTGAGCAATCCTGGGAAGTCCTTGGGGTGA
- a CDS encoding tryptophan--tRNA ligase, which translates to MVHFGNGENSVEEFKVTPWEVEGVVDYDKLIVEFGTKPLTDELIERTRVLTRSELPIFLTRKFFFSHRDYDLVLKDHEEGRGFFLYTGRGPSGPMHIGHIIPFYMTSWFQEKFGVNLYIQVTDDEKFIIHPEFEFEDTKRWAMQNILDIAAVGFDPDRTFIFQNSEYTKIYEIAIPIAKKITFSTARAVFGFNESSKIGIIFYPAIQAAPTFFERRRCLIPAAIDQDPYWRIQRDIAESLGYFKTAAIHGKFVPPLTGMSGKMSASMPETAVYLTDDPETVRAKVWKYALTGGQPTVQEQREKGGNPDVCVVFKWLEIFFEPDDKKLRERYEDCRSGTLLCGECKEYLASKVSRFLEEHSYRRRKAEPLVERMKYTGKLASEMWELHVPKVLRRMK; encoded by the coding sequence GTGGTTCACTTTGGCAATGGTGAGAACTCCGTTGAGGAGTTCAAGGTGACTCCCTGGGAAGTAGAAGGCGTTGTGGACTACGATAAGCTCATAGTTGAGTTCGGGACTAAACCACTGACCGACGAGCTGATAGAGAGGACCAGAGTGCTAACTAGGAGCGAGCTCCCAATATTCCTCACTAGGAAGTTCTTCTTCTCGCACAGGGATTACGATTTAGTCCTCAAGGATCACGAGGAGGGGAGGGGCTTCTTCCTATACACCGGCAGGGGTCCCTCAGGCCCCATGCACATAGGTCACATAATACCGTTCTACATGACCTCCTGGTTCCAGGAGAAGTTCGGCGTCAACCTCTACATACAGGTGACCGATGACGAGAAGTTCATAATACACCCGGAGTTCGAGTTCGAGGACACGAAGAGGTGGGCCATGCAGAACATCCTCGACATAGCAGCAGTGGGCTTCGACCCGGATAGGACCTTCATATTCCAGAACAGCGAGTACACGAAGATATACGAGATCGCGATACCTATAGCGAAGAAGATAACCTTCTCAACGGCCAGGGCTGTCTTCGGTTTCAATGAGAGCAGCAAAATAGGGATAATATTCTACCCAGCGATACAGGCCGCTCCGACCTTCTTCGAGAGGAGGAGGTGCCTGATACCGGCCGCGATAGACCAGGACCCCTACTGGAGGATACAGAGGGACATAGCTGAGAGCCTGGGTTACTTCAAGACTGCAGCGATACACGGTAAGTTCGTCCCTCCCCTCACCGGCATGTCCGGGAAGATGAGCGCGAGCATGCCGGAGACGGCCGTTTACCTGACCGACGATCCTGAGACCGTTAGAGCTAAGGTTTGGAAGTACGCCCTAACGGGAGGCCAACCTACCGTTCAGGAGCAGAGGGAGAAGGGAGGGAATCCGGATGTCTGCGTTGTCTTCAAGTGGCTCGAGATATTCTTCGAGCCCGATGATAAGAAGCTTAGGGAGAGGTATGAGGACTGCAGGTCAGGGACTCTGCTGTGCGGTGAGTGTAAGGAGTACCTAGCCTCTAAGGTATCGCGGTTCCTGGAGGAGCATTCCTACAGGAGGAGGAAAGCCGAACCCTTAGTTGAGAGGATGAAGTACACGGGGAAGCTGGCGAGCGAGATGTGGGAGTTGCACGTACCTAAGGTCCTCAGGAGAATGAAGTAA
- a CDS encoding FAD-dependent oxidoreductase: MMRDSYDVIVVGTGIIGLMITYKLSHYDLRVLAIDRNPEPGWGVSRAHAAVVHVVQLPFRSLKSKLARSGNPELLRICDELGVRYRRTSTLILATEPHHLLVLPLIYLYLRLNLRGFSVRLRGRGPLLREEPALSNRVLGGIEVGGYAVVDNFDLLYALYEFSKSNGVEFSLGEEVRGVEQLDGSVRVITDRGAYEASYLVNAAGLWADEVLKLTGGNIKFELGKGVLLVFDRAISSRLLAPLYLKPDPKTKGGAIMFTHDNRGLWGPNLRFTERKDDTSADEQDLRTLTEKFSRLIKTDAGIPIKAYAGIRPIPPGDDFIIERRGRVIHVLGTESPGFTASPSLAELVLRMLGDSGLRLNEKPVSRREPFRRARDDPKRARGHVICACNLVTEEEIREAVRRGAKTLKGIFYRTGACMGTCQGSRCLADVLEVAADEMGVDARHLQLGGDGSWVVS; encoded by the coding sequence ATGATGAGGGATAGCTACGACGTGATCGTAGTCGGGACAGGCATAATCGGGTTGATGATCACTTACAAGCTCTCCCACTACGACCTGAGGGTCCTAGCTATAGACAGGAATCCGGAGCCGGGATGGGGGGTCTCCAGAGCCCACGCGGCCGTGGTGCACGTGGTTCAGCTCCCCTTCAGGTCCCTCAAGAGCAAGCTAGCGAGGTCAGGGAACCCCGAGTTGCTCAGGATATGCGACGAACTCGGGGTTAGATACAGGAGGACGAGCACGTTGATCCTGGCCACGGAGCCCCACCACCTCCTGGTCCTACCCCTCATCTACCTCTACCTCAGGCTGAACCTCAGGGGTTTCAGCGTGAGGCTCAGAGGGAGGGGTCCCCTGCTCAGGGAGGAGCCGGCTCTCTCCAACAGGGTGCTAGGGGGAATAGAGGTAGGGGGTTACGCCGTGGTCGATAACTTCGATCTGCTCTACGCACTCTACGAGTTCTCGAAATCGAACGGTGTAGAATTCTCCTTAGGGGAGGAAGTAAGGGGCGTGGAGCAGCTCGATGGCTCGGTGAGGGTCATCACGGACAGGGGAGCTTATGAAGCGAGCTACTTAGTGAACGCAGCAGGTCTCTGGGCAGATGAGGTGCTCAAGCTCACGGGAGGGAATATCAAGTTCGAACTAGGGAAGGGAGTTCTCCTAGTGTTCGATAGAGCGATCTCGAGTAGGTTACTGGCCCCTCTCTACCTCAAGCCGGATCCGAAGACGAAGGGAGGGGCCATAATGTTCACTCACGATAACAGAGGGCTATGGGGACCTAACCTAAGGTTCACCGAGAGGAAGGACGATACCTCAGCTGACGAGCAGGACCTGAGGACACTCACGGAGAAGTTCTCGAGACTCATAAAAACTGACGCAGGAATCCCTATAAAGGCGTACGCTGGAATAAGACCAATCCCTCCCGGGGACGATTTCATCATCGAGAGGAGGGGAAGGGTCATCCACGTACTCGGAACCGAGTCCCCGGGCTTCACGGCATCACCCTCCCTGGCTGAGCTCGTGCTGAGGATGCTGGGGGACTCAGGCCTCAGACTGAACGAGAAGCCCGTCTCGAGGAGGGAGCCCTTCAGGAGAGCGAGGGACGACCCCAAGAGGGCTAGGGGGCATGTTATATGCGCCTGCAACTTAGTGACCGAGGAGGAGATAAGGGAGGCGGTGAGAAGGGGTGCTAAGACCTTGAAAGGGATTTTCTATAGGACCGGAGCATGCATGGGAACTTGCCAGGGGTCCAGATGCTTAGCTGATGTCCTGGAAGTGGCAGCTGACGAGATGGGGGTAGACGCTAGGCACCTGCAGCTGGGGGGTGATGGGAGCTGGGTCGTTTCGTGA
- a CDS encoding PKD domain-containing protein — MGEKSVLGLLLLLSLQSLSAHNIIHQEFPSQMQASPADIWSEKGGEGPNVTCGYVKVGENLTLFFKVSSPMYARIVIVKPDGSEVEVMKISQLFPDVVYKFYQVFIDPGMRVVKLVGGTSGRVLDYCTVHVVTYFAGGDVWTDAGGRGYGVDGGYFTASTPFGVWLRLNVSSEARLVLQDPRGRENTVFSGNLEGGKSKRIVLELGELGNYTLKLMQGNLLLDYCVVSIIKPVERYPPSIRISSISLNGSRVSIEGEATPGTPDEELRVIWDWGDGSREEGPFPKSHVYEKSGVYTIRIVAMQSDGLSANFTYVILVPPAEEAGIATARSAENRTLENRTQQETSKEQERGQVGNEVLAFILGALVTALMFLVVSRLIRRSEGVNPVTRSH, encoded by the coding sequence ATGGGAGAAAAATCCGTACTCGGACTTCTACTGCTCCTGAGCCTGCAGAGCCTCTCAGCTCATAACATCATCCATCAGGAGTTCCCGTCCCAGATGCAAGCGAGCCCCGCCGATATCTGGTCGGAGAAGGGAGGGGAGGGCCCTAACGTCACTTGCGGCTACGTTAAGGTAGGGGAGAACCTGACCCTCTTCTTCAAGGTCAGCTCGCCTATGTACGCGAGGATAGTCATCGTGAAGCCAGACGGTAGTGAAGTAGAGGTAATGAAAATCTCCCAACTGTTTCCTGACGTTGTTTACAAGTTCTATCAAGTTTTCATAGATCCCGGGATGAGGGTAGTCAAGTTGGTAGGTGGGACCAGCGGTAGGGTGCTGGATTACTGCACGGTCCACGTAGTGACCTACTTCGCCGGAGGGGATGTGTGGACTGACGCCGGTGGTAGGGGGTATGGGGTGGATGGAGGTTACTTCACCGCTAGTACTCCCTTCGGTGTCTGGTTGAGGCTCAACGTGTCATCCGAAGCGAGGCTGGTCCTTCAGGATCCCAGGGGTAGGGAGAACACCGTCTTCTCGGGTAATCTTGAGGGGGGGAAGAGCAAGAGGATCGTTCTAGAGCTCGGTGAGCTAGGCAATTACACGCTGAAGTTGATGCAGGGTAATCTCCTGCTGGATTACTGCGTTGTCTCGATCATAAAGCCCGTTGAGAGATACCCTCCATCCATAAGGATCTCCTCGATCAGCTTGAACGGTAGCAGGGTCTCAATAGAGGGGGAAGCCACTCCCGGAACCCCTGATGAGGAGCTTAGGGTCATTTGGGATTGGGGAGATGGATCCAGAGAAGAGGGGCCCTTCCCAAAGAGCCACGTTTATGAGAAGAGCGGGGTATACACGATAAGGATAGTGGCGATGCAATCGGACGGTTTATCAGCTAACTTCACTTACGTAATACTGGTGCCTCCCGCGGAGGAAGCGGGGATCGCCACCGCGCGATCTGCCGAGAACAGGACCTTGGAAAACAGGACGCAACAGGAAACTTCAAAGGAGCAGGAAAGGGGGCAAGTGGGGAATGAGGTATTGGCCTTCATCCTGGGAGCTTTAGTAACTGCCTTAATGTTCTTAGTGGTATCCAGGTTGATCAGGAGATCGGAGGGGGTCAACCCAGTGACTCGATCACACTGA
- a CDS encoding ABC transporter substrate-binding protein, producing the protein MVGRYLGVLLLGLVIGLALGYALTGSQARSQDGCLYKPGKFAYPPEEGKEVVIVYGFDANYPPFTLMQPNGTPVGFDVDVMNLIARKYGWKIVYKPWDWSTIVTALENGDIDVIASGMTFNAPRSQKIWFSVPYYSYVHQLVVLREDGRSLDEILNSGEYVAVQIGSTADEWADRLLKAGYNFKKLGLDSYVAALQALLDGRASAFITDSAFLGPYLKRNPQVEAKVRVAGELGAPNVYAIATRPQDKWLRDRINEALEELMDSPVWNELLRKWGLD; encoded by the coding sequence ATGGTGGGTAGATACCTAGGGGTGCTCCTGCTGGGCCTGGTGATCGGATTAGCGCTAGGATACGCCCTAACTGGCTCACAAGCTAGATCGCAAGATGGATGCCTATACAAGCCCGGGAAGTTCGCTTATCCACCTGAGGAAGGGAAAGAGGTCGTGATAGTTTACGGGTTCGATGCAAACTATCCTCCCTTTACCTTAATGCAGCCTAATGGCACCCCAGTGGGCTTCGACGTCGATGTCATGAACTTAATAGCGAGGAAGTACGGTTGGAAGATCGTCTACAAGCCCTGGGACTGGTCGACCATAGTGACGGCTCTGGAGAACGGGGATATAGACGTGATAGCCTCAGGGATGACGTTCAACGCGCCCAGGTCTCAGAAGATATGGTTCTCGGTACCCTACTACTCCTACGTGCACCAACTGGTGGTCCTGAGGGAGGACGGAAGGAGCTTAGATGAGATCCTGAACTCAGGAGAGTACGTAGCTGTCCAGATAGGTTCGACAGCTGATGAATGGGCGGATAGGCTACTGAAGGCGGGCTATAATTTCAAGAAACTGGGGCTGGATTCCTACGTGGCAGCGCTTCAGGCGCTGCTTGACGGTAGGGCATCGGCCTTCATAACGGACTCGGCCTTCCTCGGGCCTTACTTGAAGAGGAACCCTCAGGTGGAAGCTAAGGTCAGGGTGGCCGGGGAGCTCGGGGCCCCGAACGTCTACGCCATAGCCACTAGGCCTCAGGACAAGTGGTTAAGGGATAGGATAAACGAGGCCCTGGAGGAGCTGATGGACAGCCCCGTGTGGAACGAGTTACTGAGGAAGTGGGGGCTCGATTGA
- a CDS encoding amino acid ABC transporter ATP-binding protein encodes MLRIEDLRKSYNGVQVLKGVYLELEEGETKVLMGPSGAGKSTLLKCINLLVRPDDGRIFVGNEEVTSPGVDVVKVRQKIGFVFQEFNLFNHLTVLKNVTIGLTKVKRMGEREALQRAKNVLRSVRIDEELWDRYPAQLSGGQKQRVAIARALAMDPLIMLYDEPTSALDPQLSTEVLEVMKELSRKGVTSLVVTHELSFALEVANSLAVMNGGRVVEEGPPREIVQNPRSPEARRLFGKREVI; translated from the coding sequence TTGCTGAGGATAGAGGACCTCAGGAAGAGTTACAACGGGGTTCAGGTGCTCAAGGGAGTGTACCTAGAGCTCGAGGAGGGGGAGACTAAGGTACTGATGGGTCCCAGCGGCGCTGGGAAGAGCACGCTCCTCAAGTGCATAAACCTGCTCGTGAGACCCGATGACGGGAGGATATTCGTGGGTAATGAGGAGGTAACCTCCCCTGGAGTCGATGTGGTGAAGGTGAGACAGAAGATCGGTTTCGTCTTCCAGGAGTTCAACCTGTTCAACCACCTCACCGTGCTGAAGAACGTGACTATAGGGCTGACTAAGGTCAAGAGGATGGGTGAAAGGGAAGCCCTCCAGAGAGCTAAGAACGTCCTGAGGTCCGTCCGAATAGATGAGGAGCTCTGGGACAGGTACCCAGCTCAGCTCTCGGGAGGGCAAAAGCAGAGAGTCGCTATCGCTAGGGCCCTGGCCATGGACCCTCTGATAATGCTCTACGACGAACCCACATCGGCCCTCGATCCCCAGCTCTCCACCGAAGTGTTGGAGGTCATGAAGGAGCTCTCTAGGAAGGGAGTGACGAGCTTAGTCGTGACTCATGAGCTGAGCTTCGCCCTTGAGGTCGCTAATAGCCTAGCCGTGATGAACGGGGGGAGGGTGGTTGAGGAAGGTCCTCCTAGGGAGATCGTCCAGAACCCCAGGAGCCCCGAGGCTAGAAGGCTCTTCGGTAAGCGTGAGGTGATCTGA
- a CDS encoding ACT domain-containing protein: MSEEVYDFTTMDSKSRVTIPAKIRKLLGLSEGMKFIIIANTLRKEIKIIPIVELRANVYRLRIVMLDRPGVLARAASLLADENVDLLMTESRTIRRGELAEWVVMADLSNCKLDVSELVKRIRGLEFVRGVEVARLD; this comes from the coding sequence ATGTCCGAGGAGGTGTACGACTTCACCACGATGGACTCGAAGAGCAGGGTAACGATTCCCGCGAAAATAAGGAAATTACTTGGATTAAGTGAGGGAATGAAATTTATAATAATTGCTAATACACTCAGAAAAGAGATAAAAATAATCCCAATAGTCGAGCTTCGAGCAAACGTCTACAGGCTCAGGATAGTGATGCTGGACAGGCCGGGGGTCCTCGCTAGAGCAGCCAGCTTGCTAGCCGATGAGAACGTCGATCTGCTCATGACGGAATCCAGGACCATAAGGAGGGGTGAGCTCGCCGAGTGGGTCGTAATGGCGGATCTATCCAACTGCAAGCTCGATGTGTCGGAGCTCGTGAAGAGGATCAGGGGGCTGGAGTTCGTCAGGGGGGTGGAGGTAGCGAGGCTGGATTAA